A window of the Trichoderma asperellum chromosome 4, complete sequence genome harbors these coding sequences:
- a CDS encoding uncharacterized protein (EggNog:ENOG41), translating to MPTPESELFKSQKPTVPPTFNGVDFDDTKAFKAAEDAIIREQWVGAMMTRLVQEELGKCYVREGVNHLENCGHLREKYLQLLATNKVKGTKFIQQNYLEKKDQEFDLERKVHTSDKIAKLNHGRFS from the exons ATGCCGACCCCCGAGTCCGAGCTCTTCAAGAGCCAGAAGCCCACGGTTCCCCCCACATTCAACGGCGTGGACTTTGACGACACCAAGGCTTTCAAGGCGGCCGAGGATGCCATTATTCGGGAACAATGGGTCGGTGCCATGATGACCCGTCTCGTCCAAGAGGAATTGGGCAAGTGCTACGTCCGCGAGGGAGTCAACCACCTGGAGAACTGCGGCCACTTGAGAG AAAAATACCTGCAATTGCTGGCAACGAACAAGGTCAAGGGAACCAAGTTTATTCAGCAAAACTacctggagaagaaggaccaGGAGTTTGATTTGGAGCGCAAGGTGCACACGAGCGACAAGATTGCCAAGCTGAACCATGGACGATTCTCATGA
- a CDS encoding uncharacterized protein (TransMembrane:1 (o338-362i)~EggNog:ENOG41): MAQQLRADEQAGPSSQRSASMPNVLANSNAHQRRYDENTESWVEVASQPSSSSLSSIGDEIVTTGLRVGSSYNRRRRVQAPARSVPRIQTTIPVTGTGSQDEYDESDSEEDHVLSSSTENMQPSPEEDMEDSDGESDGDAGTALGQAHNQPVFRPQPNAFSHPPSHQRSYSSNAAMSPHPHRDFTRPSFSQRSHTRVQRGPSFMSPSVREDNDAALRASLTTLLSCAAAARGLPKSKEETEAQRAAQTGVGPSSQPMELRFVPEQELEEESEKPRAAAATPVNKCGQSSPARSSSQTRSSSDKAKRAVSTGRNPRATKKKRTAAATAVSEETFISPTLLTWVVSAGVVVLVSVVGFGAGYVIGREVGRQEGLTASVSSVNETASSGRDVLRSSGGGLRRFRWGDVGRSIVAQA, encoded by the exons atggcCCAGCAGCTTCGCGCTGATGAGCAAGCGGGACCCAGCTCGCAGCGATCCGCCAGCATGCCAAACGTGCTCGCGAACTCGAATGCTCACCAGCGCCGCTACGACG AAAACACCGAATCCTGGGTCGAAGTCGCTTCTCAgccatcgtcctcgtcgctCTCCAGCATCGGCGACGAAATCGTGACAACTGGACTGCGCGTCGGGAGCTCTTACAACCGCCGCCGACGAGTGCAGGCTCCCGCGAGATCGGTGCCGCGTATACAGACAACCATCCCCGTTACGGGCACAGGCAGCCAAGATGAATACGACGAAAGCGACAGCGAGGAAGATCATGTACTCTCCAGCTCGACAGAGAATATGCAGCCGTCACCGGAGGAGGATATGGAGGACTCTGACGGCGAGTCTGACGGAGACGCGGGCACGGCGTTGGGCCAAGCACATAACCAACCCGTCTTTCGACCGCAGCCAAACGCATTCTCGCATCCTCCGTCACACCAGCGAAGCTACTCGTCTAATGCAGCCATGTCCCCGCATCCTCACAGAGACTTTACCCGTCCGTCCTTCTCTCAGCGCTCGCATACGAGAGTGCAACGTGGACCCAGCTTTATGTCGCCGTCGGTTCGGGAAGATAACGACGCGGCTCTCCGTGCGTCTTTGACCACTCTCCTGTCatgcgctgcagcagctagGGGTCTGCCCAAGAGCAAGGAGGAAACCGAGGCGCAGCGGGCTGCACAAACAGGAGTTGGTCCCAGCAGCCAGCCTATGGAGCTCCGGTTTGTCCCAGAACAGGAGTTGGAGGAAGAGTCTGAGAAACCTcgggcagcggcggcgaccCCAGTCAACAAATGTGGACAGTCCTCTCCTGCCAGGTCAAGCTCGCAGACTCGTTCGTCTTCTGACAAAGCCAAACGGGCTGTATCAACAGGCCGAAACCCTCGGGCGACtaagaaaaagaggacgGCAGCTGCCACCGCTGTTTCAGAAGAGACGTTTATTTCTCCAACCCTTCTCACTTGGGTCGTCAGTGCTGGAGTCGTCGTGCTCGTATCCGTAGTTGGCTTTGGAGCCGGTTACGTTATTGGGCGCGAGGTAGGCCGCCAGGAGGGCCTGACTGCCAGTGTCAGCAGCGTCAATGAAACTGCATCCTCCGGCCGCGACGTTCTTCGCTCATCAGGCGGAGGTTTAAGACGATTCAGATGGGGCGATGTCGGACGAAGCATTGTCGCCCAAGCGTGA
- a CDS encoding mitochondrial 54S ribosomal protein mL54 produces the protein MFCTRCLRATVARRQFSFSRQFSSSLRFYSTEPQLSTPTTDAGEAAKPAATARSSCPEGTVLNGLNYIKGGQDPVAKKDEDYPEWLWSCLDVMKKADAADDNLGDEFSKSKKQRKLAAKRQKALEAKLLAEGNLEALAPKVPLQQQSVNLPGEQNGSVLDNLAAAEKREELRKAMRKERRAKIKESNYLKSM, from the exons ATGTTCTGCACCCGGTGCCTGCGCGCAACGGTCGCGCGCCGCCAATTCTCCTTTTCACGGCAGTTCTCATCGTCCCTGCGATTCTACTCTACCGAGCCTCAGCTCTCGACCCCCACCACCGACGCCGGCGAAGCTGCAAAGCCGGCCGCCACTGCGCGATCCAGCTGCCCGGAAGGAACTGTACTCAATGGCCTGAACTACATCAAAGGCGGGCAGGACCCCGTCGCCAAGAAGGACGAGGACTATCCGGAGTGGCTGTGGTCTTGCTTGGATGTCATGAAGAAGGCCGACGCAGCGGATGACAATCTGGGCGACGAATTCT CAAAATCCAAGAAACAACGAAAACTCGCGGCCAAGCGCCAAAAGGCCCTCGAAGCAAAGCTCCTCGCTGAAGGCAACCTCGAGGCCCTGGCGCCAAAGGTaccgctgcagcagcagtctgTGAACTTGCCCGGCGAGCAGAACGGCAGCGTGTTGGACAACCTCGCCGCGGCGGAGAAGCGGGAGGAATTGAGGAAGGCTATGCGCAAGGAGAGAAGggccaaga
- the CYP51 gene encoding lanosterol 14-alpha-demethylase (TransMembrane:2 (o21-42i54-71o)), with translation MGIIQDAAGHPLAQLYFQQGIGAQIAIGVAGFVALSVFVNVIQQLLFRNPTDPPLVFHWFPFIGSTVIYGMDPPKFFRDNRAKYGDVFTFVLLGKKTTVAVGPAGNDFILNGKLKDVNAEDIYTVLTTPVFGRDVVYDCPNAKLMEQKKFMKIALTTEAFRSYVPIISHEVTSYFKRTAAFKGKSGIVDIPKKMAEITIFTASHALQGSRIRNKFDESLADLYHDLDMGFTSINFVLHWAPLPWNRKRDQAQRTIAKIYMDTIKERKALGDEDNELDIMKHLMTSVYKNGTPVPDHEIAHMMIALLMAGQHSSSSTSSWIMLRLAQNPKVVEDLYQEQINALGADLPPLQYEDLAKLPLNQAIVKETLRLHAPIHSIMRAVKQPMPVPGTKYVIPPTHVLLAAPGVSGSDPNYFPNPFEWDPYRWLPGSPNAPLIAARNEEEEEKIDYGYGIVSKGAASPYLPFGAGRHRCIGEQFANLQLQTIIVETVRMFKLSNVDGSDKIVGTDYASLFSRPLEPAEIRWERRD, from the exons ATGGGCATCATCCAAGATGCCGCTGGCCATCCCTTGGCCCAGCTGTACTTCCAACAAGGAATTGGCGCCCAGATCGCCATTGGCGTCGCTGGCTTCGTCGCGCTCTCCGTCTTCGTCAATGTCATtcagcagctcctcttcaGGAACCCTACCGACCCGCCTCTCGTCTTCCACTGGTTCCCCTTCATTGGCAGCACCGTGATATACGGCATGGATCCTCCCAAGTTCTTCCGCGACAATCGTGCAAAG TATGGCGATGTTTTCACCTTCGTCCTCCTCGGCAAGAAGACCACCGTGGCTGTTGGCCCTGCTGGAAACGACTTCATCCTCAACGGAAAGCTCAAGGATGTCAACGCTGAGGATATCTACACCGTCTTGACCACCCCCGTCTTCGGACGCGATGTCGTCTACGACTGCCCCAACGCCAAGCTGatggagcagaagaag tttatgAAAATTGCTCTTACCACCGAAGCGTTCCGATCATATGTCCCTATCATCTCTCACGAGGTCACATCGTACTTCAAGCGCACCGCAGCCTTCAAGGGCAAGTCTGGAATCGTCGATATTCCCAAGAAGATGGCCGAGATCACAATCTTCACTGCTTCCCACGCTCTTCAGGGCAGCCGCATCCGCAACAAGTTCGACGAGTCTCTGGCCGATCTGTACCACGACCTCGACATGGGCTTCACCTCCATCAACTTTGTGCTGCACTGGGCCCCTCTTCCCTGGAACCGCAAGCGTGACCAGGCTCAGCGTACCATTGCCAAGATCTACATGGATACTATCAAGGAACGAAAGGCCCTCGGTGATGAGGACAATGAACTTGACATTATGAAGCATCTCATGACATCTGTGTACAAGAACGGCACCCCCGTCCCTGACCACGAGATCGCCCACATGATGATTGCTCTGCTCATGGCTGGCCAGCACTCTTCGTCATCCACTAGCTCCTGGATCATGCTCCGTCTTGCCCAGAACCCCAAGGTTGTCGAGGATCTGTATCAGGAACAAATCAACGCCTTGGGTGCCGATTTGCCTCCCCTGCAGTACGAGGATCTTGCCAAGCTCCCTCTGAACCAGGCCATTGTCAAGGAAACTCTGCGTCTTCATGCCCCCATTCACTCCATCATGCGCGCCGTCAAGCAGCCCATGCCCGTTCCCGGTACCAAATATGTTATCCCCCCTACTCACGTTCTTCTCGCCGCTCCCGGTGTCAGTGGCTCCGACCCCAACTACTTCCCTAACCCCTTCGAGTGGGATCCCTACCGCTGGCTGCCTGGCTCTCCCAACGCTCCCCTTATTGCTGCCCGaaacgaagaggaagaagagaagatcgATTACGGCTACGGTATTGTCAGCAAGGGCGCCGCTTCACCTTACCTTCCCTTTGGTGCTGGTCGTCACCGATGCATTGGTGAGCAGTTTGCCaacctgcagctgcagaccATCATTGTCGAGACTGTCCGCATGTTCAAGCTGAGCAACGTGGACGGCAGCGACAAGATCGTTGGCACTGACTATGCTTCTCTGTTCTCTCGACCTCTGGAGCCTGCCGAGATCCGGTGGGAGCGGAGAGATTAA